TAAAATTTTAGCAAATTATCAAATCAGCAAAGGTGATACCTTACTCGTCGGCCGGAACAAAATTAATGATATTGTCATAGATAACCTTGCCGTTTCGAATCAACATGCCAAAATAGAATCAGATGGGACCGGATTTTTATATGTTGACCTCAATAGTGAAAACGGCTCATTTGTGGATGACCGGCTAATCAAATCCTATTGGCTTAATGATGGTGACAAAATTTCAATCGCCAAGCATGACTTAAAATTCTCAAATCCAAAGATTGTCAAAGGAATTGAAAAACAATCAAATGCAATTAACAAAACGATGCAGATGGATACTAAAAAGTATCGAGAATTAATAAAAAAAAGTAAAGAGAAAATCGATGATGTTATTGTGTCGAACAAAAGCAATGCTAAAGAGTCCATTCAGCCGTCCTGTAAATTGACTTATTTATCTGAAAGGAAAAAAGACATAGAACTGAATGACAAGTCAGTTAGAATTGGAAAAGATCCGCAATCAGATATCCCGGTTAAAGGTTTTGCTATTGGCAAAACATC
The DNA window shown above is from Desulfobacterales bacterium and carries:
- a CDS encoding FHA domain-containing protein, with translation MPTISLIFKDKILANYQISKGDTLLVGRNKINDIVIDNLAVSNQHAKIESDGTGFLYVDLNSENGSFVDDRLIKSYWLNDGDKISIAKHDLKFSNPKIVKGIEKQSNAINKTMQMDTKKYRELIKKSKEKIDDVIVSNKSNAKESIQPSCKLTYLSERKKDIELNDKSVRIGKDPQSDIPVKGFAIGKTSAVINKLPDGWYINYVEGLSKPRLNNKPIKKSIKLEKLDIISVGSTKLQFLIT